The Chryseobacterium suipulveris genome window below encodes:
- a CDS encoding AbrB/MazE/SpoVT family DNA-binding domain-containing protein, which translates to MTTRIRKIGNSSGIIISKAMLDQLNIEPKDELELYVEGDKILIKKVKQPREGWEEQFKNADLLEGEEDLMDFNNQFDDEEWTW; encoded by the coding sequence ATGACTACGCGAATCAGAAAAATAGGGAACTCCTCAGGAATCATCATCAGCAAAGCGATGCTTGACCAATTGAATATCGAACCAAAAGACGAACTCGAACTTTATGTGGAGGGAGATAAAATCCTTATTAAGAAAGTGAAGCAACCGAGAGAAGGTTGGGAAGAACAGTTCAAGAATGCTGATCTTCTGGAAGGTGAGGAGGATTTAATGGATTTCAATAACCAATTTGATGACGAAGAATGGACTTGGTAA
- a CDS encoding type II toxin-antitoxin system PemK/MazF family toxin translates to MDLVKRFEIYFIELDPTKGSEINKTRPAVIISPAEMNVSLNTVIVAPLTSTIKNYPSRINTVVNNKIGQIALDQIRAVDKSLIKNKLAVLPEKSQNTLLEVLQEMFSK, encoded by the coding sequence ATGGACTTGGTAAAACGTTTTGAAATCTACTTTATTGAATTGGATCCTACAAAAGGAAGCGAAATCAACAAAACGAGACCTGCCGTAATTATTTCACCTGCCGAAATGAACGTTTCGTTGAACACCGTGATTGTTGCACCTTTGACTTCTACAATCAAGAACTATCCGTCGAGGATAAACACTGTAGTAAACAATAAAATTGGGCAAATTGCGCTCGACCAAATCAGAGCTGTGGATAAATCCCTAATCAAAAATAAACTCGCAGTTCTCCCCGAAAAAAGCCAAAACACTTTATTAGAAGTATTACAGGAAATGTTCTCGAAATGA
- the dgt gene encoding dGTP triphosphohydrolase: protein MTDLNHLFTNQRTGNHGATSASRTDFQRDFDRIIFSSAFRRLQNKTQVFPLPGSVFVHNRLTHSLEVSSVGRSLGNAVGEFIVNNFEKELGEDSKSFYLHNLHNVIAAACLCHDVGNPAFGHSGEDAIASFFDKNEKDLKHKFSEKEWADLVNFEGNANAIRVLTNQQIGKDEGGTQLTFTTLASIAKYPCEAVAKKKGVIHRKKFGFFQNEKETFLEIARSVNITPESDEPTIFKRHPFVWLVEAADDICYNIIDMEDAHRLGIVSTLDCENLFFELIKSENQNTKRVEEKLSILTNPNERISYLRAKVINALINKSIEIYQKNFDKILDGNLDKALLDIYKSENKTLQEIESFSIEKIYGHKAVVEIENAGYNVMYELLNHFIQPILKDKNEIKSYDKMALKLLPKQFVYEHGSDYQKVLGVIDFVSGMTDNFATDLYRKIKGIDIGMTM from the coding sequence ATGACAGATTTAAACCACCTCTTCACCAACCAACGCACAGGAAACCACGGTGCAACTTCCGCATCGAGAACTGATTTCCAAAGGGATTTTGACCGAATCATCTTTTCATCGGCATTTCGGCGGCTGCAGAATAAGACGCAGGTTTTTCCATTGCCTGGAAGTGTTTTCGTGCACAATCGACTAACACACTCGCTCGAGGTTTCTTCTGTGGGACGAAGCTTGGGAAACGCGGTTGGTGAATTCATTGTCAACAATTTTGAGAAAGAACTGGGTGAAGATTCAAAAAGTTTTTATCTCCACAATCTTCACAATGTCATCGCTGCTGCGTGTTTGTGCCACGATGTCGGGAATCCCGCTTTCGGACACTCTGGTGAAGATGCGATCGCGAGTTTTTTCGACAAAAACGAAAAAGATCTAAAACATAAATTCTCGGAAAAAGAATGGGCCGATTTGGTGAATTTCGAGGGAAATGCCAATGCAATCCGTGTTCTCACCAATCAGCAAATCGGAAAGGATGAAGGCGGAACCCAACTTACCTTCACCACTTTGGCGAGCATCGCTAAATATCCCTGTGAAGCGGTTGCCAAGAAAAAGGGAGTGATCCACCGGAAGAAATTCGGTTTTTTCCAAAATGAAAAGGAAACTTTTTTAGAAATTGCAAGATCGGTCAATATCACGCCGGAAAGCGATGAACCGACGATTTTTAAAAGACATCCTTTCGTGTGGCTTGTTGAAGCAGCAGACGATATCTGCTACAACATCATCGATATGGAAGATGCGCACCGACTGGGAATTGTTTCGACATTAGATTGCGAGAATCTATTCTTTGAACTTATTAAGTCTGAAAATCAAAATACGAAAAGGGTAGAAGAGAAGCTCTCTATTTTGACCAATCCAAACGAAAGGATTTCGTATTTGAGGGCAAAAGTCATCAATGCCTTAATCAATAAGTCAATTGAAATTTATCAGAAGAATTTTGATAAAATTTTAGATGGAAATTTAGACAAAGCACTTTTGGACATTTACAAATCTGAAAACAAAACTTTACAGGAAATCGAAAGCTTTTCCATCGAAAAAATCTACGGACACAAAGCTGTCGTGGAAATTGAAAACGCTGGCTACAACGTGATGTACGAATTGTTGAACCATTTCATTCAGCCGATATTAAAAGACAAAAACGAAATAAAATCCTACGACAAAATGGCTCTGAAACTTCTGCCGAAACAGTTTGTGTACGAACACGGAAGCGATTACCAGAAAGTTTTGGGCGTGATCGATTTCGTTTCGGGGATGACCGACAATTTCGCCACCGACCTTTACCGAAAAATCAAGGGAATCGATATCGGAATGACGATGTAG